In the genome of Sardina pilchardus chromosome 14, fSarPil1.1, whole genome shotgun sequence, the window CAACTGGCCTGTAATTTTCTTGTCCTTTGCAGGATCATTGCCATGTGTGGAGACTACTACATAGGAGGCCGACGGTTCTCCTCCCTGTCTGACTTGATTGGCTATTACAGCTATGTCTCCTGTTTGCTTAAAGGAGAGAACCTCTTATATCCAGTGGCGCCTCCTGAGGTAAATGTTTGACTTTTCAGTGATTGTGAAGTCTATCGCCGTAATTACAGTATTTTCTGAGCAATGTTGAAGTGTGTGCTTACTTACACAATGAGTAAGTTCATCACAATCTGTATCAAAGTTCAACAAAGCTCAAATAGAGGCTAATATATTGGTATGAATTGTTTTGTAGCCAGTGGAGCATCGCAGAAGAGTGCGAGCAATATTGCCATACACCAAAGTGCCTGAAACTCCAGAAATCAGGTACGTTACTCTGCACAGAGCATGTCATTTCTGCTTTATGCGTATGCCACGGTGACTAAAAGGCACTCAATGCTTGTTTCAGATGATGGTTTGTTcttatgataatgataataataatgataatagtaataataatgataataataataatgacacttTTGATTCTTATATACTGGTTTTCCTAGAGTAACATTTGCTTATTCCCTCTGTTTGGCTTCTGTAGTTTCCTGAAAGGGGACATGTTTATTGTTCACAATGAACTGGAAGACGGTTGGATGTGGGTGACAAATGTTCGCACAGATGAGCAGGGGCTGATTGTGGAGGATCTGGTGGAGGAAGTGGTGTGTAATCTCAGTCTTGTCTGTTTACCAAATTAACCACACACTGCTTTATGGCCAAGTATTATGACATTAGATCACAGCGCACTTCCTTTTACTGGTCAGGTCAGTGGTGATGTGACCTTTAACACGGTACAATGTTTCTTTTTAAGGCCAAAGAAGAAGATCCACATGAAGGAAAAGTGTAGGTGTTCTTTTCTTGTTGTCTGTTACATAGCAGAAGTCAGCTAAAGTTAtgcattgtgtctgtgtgaagctTTTAGTGGTAGGTATGATGCGTTTACTGACATGCTTTTAAAATTATAGCttcaaacaattatgaaaagaaCATAATCgaaatataatgattatttcgctacattcagtttcataataatgctctccttttgtcttgagttgtTATGTGCATTATCTTttcctgttggattatatttaaaattcaatttcaaatttatgtaataatgtacattttgaatatgaatgatggttccaaaatcactgagtaatcacgtttaataattgtgatctcaatattgaagaAGATAAACGTGAACGATGATTTTTACCATGATCGAGCAGCCCTAGAGGGTTGTTAACTCTGTTTTGACCTTGGCTGTGACTCTTTAGATGGTATCATGGGAAGATCAACAAACAAGAAGCCTACAACCTACTTATGAATGGTAAACCACTTGAACAAATTCTGTATACGAACCTACTGTAAAAATACAATGTTCACTTGATTTGTTTGACCCtgcataaatgtttttttttgtgtgtgttgttggttaGTTGGGCAGGTGTGCAGTTTTCTAGTGCGGCCTTCAGACAGCACCCCAGGGGactactctctctttttccgaACCAATGAGAACATTCAGCGCTTCAAAATCTGCCCCACTCCCAGCAACCAGTTCATGATGGGTGGCAGATATTACTGCAGGTCAGAGCACTGGTCATTCTTCAAGCTTTCTTAGTTATGAGCTCTTATGCCCTGAGCAAAGTTGACGACTGTATTTTACATCAAAAATAAGTAATCAAAATAGGTTAAAAGGATTGTTAGTCGTGGATTCTTTTAATGGCTAACCCGGTGTATTTTCCAATGATGggaagttttttatttttatttgcctTTAGTGCACTGTAATACAACTGGAAAGATTATCTCTGAAACATTGTGACTGGTTCATTGTTAATTGACCTTTTTTGGTCGTTTTTTCAGTTGCATAGTTTGGCATTGTATTGCTGCTTAGCATGATTTTGCACAGGTGTACAATTTATTCTGATGGGATGACTTGTCTCTTGTCAACAGTATTGATGCAATCATGGACCACTACAAAAGAGAGCAGATTGTAGAGGGCTACTACCTGAGAGAACCTGTATCTATCCAGGTGAGTCACAGACCATAAACCGATGACGTGTAGACAGGCCCTACATTTACGTTTGTTATTTTCCTGTCATATATTCTGTCATTTTGTCCCAGGATTTGGAGTTGTCTTAGACTCGTTACTGTTATGATACCTGTTTGATTGGTTTCAAGTTTCAATAGAGACAGTACTTCCTGTTTTTTGATATTGtgctccagcaccaccagcattTACTGTCCGACATCATGGATGGCAAAGAGATCTACAACACCATCCGTCGCAAGACAAAGGATGCTTTCTATAAGAACATTGTGAAAAAAGGGTATCTCCTCTTCAACAAAGGTATTTGGCACATTTAAATTATAATGGACATCTTTGCAGAGGCCTGTGGTTAGGCAGAGGTGAACGTTCTAAGCCCTCACCCCCCTCTGTTCCACCAGGCAAAGGTAAGCAGCGGTGGAAGAACCTTTACTTCATCCTAGAGGGGAACGACTCCCAGCTCATCTACTttgagagtgagaagagagccACCAAGCCAAAAGGGCTGATCGACCTCAGCGTGTGCTCTGTGTATAATGTCCACGACAGCATGTTTGGCAGGTGAGGTCCACATCCTGTATTCATCACAGAAAGGGATGGTTGTGTATTTGATTTGACTTTTTATTAGAAACTTTAGAAACTTTTGTCTTGAAATGATTTTGCTCTAACAGTATTGTGGTATGTTTGGTATATGCTATATTGTGTATATAAAATGTTGGCGTGCCAGTGTTTGTACTTAAAAAGTTACaacttgtatttttttttctccaaggcCAAACTGTTTCCAGTTGGTTGACCAGCACTTCGAAGAGCAGTACATCTTCTACTTTGCAGGGGAAACTCCTGAACAAGCACAGGTGAGCTctgattttttatattttattggTGTAATGTATCATGCAAATAATCCAAGCAGTTCCCCTGAGGATTTACATTGAGTAGCAAGCGTGTTatgtaaaacttttttttttttttactgtaacagGACTGGATGAAGTGCCTGCAGACTTTCTGCAACAACCTCAAAAAACCGACGCAACCCTCCTCTAATAAGCGACTCCGCCAGGTAACCTGTCTTTCTCGTCACCACTCCGATTGGCTGTGAGATTTGTGCCCTGATTTGACCATTGGCTGTCCGTACTCTCTCACATGTTGCTCTTTCACCTCCGCCACTGTTGCAGGTCAGCAGCTTGCTGTTGAATGTGGAGGAGGCCCATAAATTACCCAGCAAGCATTTCAACAACGCCTACTGCAACATTTACCTGAACAGCGTCCAGGTGGCTAAGACCCACCCTCGAGAGGGCCTGAATCCTGTGTGGACTGAAGAGTTCCTCTTTGAGTATGCTCTTTAATCTTCACCATCCACATTCCTGTCTCCCACTAAGCTCCTGCCTATCATACATCAGTTAGAAGATGATTTCATACAAAATGACTCAAATCATGACATTGACACACTACAGTAATCCACACAGTGACACAATCATTTATGATCGCAGTTAAGCAAGAATAAATAGCCTTTGGTTTGTTAAACGTTAGCCCCTGTAGTTTAAAAGTGGAAAATTCCACAAGTGTTCCCTTAGTAGTTAATTTGTATTCTGTATTATGCGATATAATTGAGGGCAGTGATTGCTAGCACCTCGAACCTCGAGCCAAACAAATCAACCATGGGTATGAATGTAAAATGCaatgcagttttttttaatcagactCCTTTGCTTGCATGCCTGTGTAACTCATAATGACCCTCCTTCATTTCACTTTTCCTCAGTGACCTCTCAAGTGATATCAACAGATTTGAGATCAGTTTGAGCAACAAGACCAAAAAGAGCAAGGAGAGTGATATCTGTGAGTATCTCAACCACGTCTTCCTGTTTTCTGGTCTGCGGTTGTTTTCAAAGAACCACAAACAACAGTTCTTCATTTCATGCCTGGGATTTATATGACCTTTAATTTGACCTGGCAGTGGAGGTTATATCAAATTGTATGTTGTAAACTACCAACTGAAGAACTTGGATGGCTTGTGTGGCTCTATGGACCGCTGTTGCGGTAGCGTTGTACTTTTGACTTCCCCTCGCTGGATCCTGCTCCCCTGTATTTAGCTATGTCTATGTAATTGCTCAGCCTGTGTCAGGACTGTTTTCAGTTAGATCATGTACAACCCCCCTTCCCCTCACCCCCATTGCCCCCCCCATGCAGTGTTCATGGTCTGCCAGCTGTGCCATCTGCAGCGGGGCAAGATGATTGATGAGTGGTTCCAACTGAGCTCCCACGTGGCTCTGAAGCCCGGCACGGAGACCAGCTCGCTCAGGGTCCGGGCCCGCTACTCCATGGAGAAGATTATGCCCGAGGAGGAGTACAATGATTTCAAAGAGGTAATAGACTCTCAGACTCTCACTCTTCATGATTTGTGCTCAGTTCTTCATCTTTGACCTGGTTTCAGCCTGATGGAGGCTGATGTATTAGCACTAATgtagacacacagagatgcaatatgcaattcattattacattattagcTCATTGCTCACATAGAAAATGTTTCTACAGTGGCCATCAAGACTTTCAAAATGtatatcattcattcattcattcattcattcattcattcattcattcattcattcattcattcattcattcattcattcattcattcattcattcattcattcattcattcattcattcattcattcaagacGTTACATTTATATAGTGCTTTTCTAGACACTCaaaagtgcttcacagtgatGTGTAGCACTCACCTTggtgatgcacggcagccaTTATACACCAGAACGCTCACTACACACCAGTTGTTTACTGCATATTGTTTATAGTTTATGGTTTAATCAGTGATGTGTAATGTAGGGTTGAATCCCTATGCTCATGGTTGGATGACAGTAACACTGCCCCTCACAGAACGTTAATTTAATTGTTGGACAGAAACATCTTGCTTATTTTTAAAGACCCTTTCAGGCTTTAGGAACACCTATGCTTTACAGTACTaacatgcatttaaatgttcctacagCTGATTCTGTTGAAGGAATTCCACGTGATCAATGCACTGTCCCACGTGTGTGGACAGGACCGGACTCTCCTGGCCAGCATCCTGCTGCGCATCTTCAGGCATGAGAAGATGGAGGCTCCTCTACTCAGGGCACTCAATGACCGGGAGATCAGCATGGAGGGTATGCATCTCTTTCGCCTTCCGTTAGgcctagcctggctccgccttcctatgTACTTCCGCTCCGTTTTCACTTCACTACGTAggctgggtctgcggtatattcacaggttttctcaagacaaaaatgtgcaggtccaatcagcgaacagagggagtagcttaGAATGGTGGCGTCaagtcacgaccaaacgttagcgattggttatggcggatctgagtggctctgggcagatccaatagttttaaacatttcattttttcatttcgTATTTATTATACAGGAAAGTATTAAAAGTAACAGAGTTACAGTTTAAAACGGGCCTGACTCAGTGTGAAGCTGATTTCCAGCAGGTTCCTGTTCTCAACAGAGCATCCTCATTCATGGACGttcacgcttggcaatggaaagtgtccagactctctgtaaattatgaatgtacgagagtatggtaagACCAGGCTACAATAGGCCAGGGGTTCCCAACCTTTTCTGGCAAGTGATCCTGTTTTGATGTCACAAAACGTTGACGACCCCAATCATTCACAACATGTTGTGAGAGCCcatctcatctctgctgtaACATCCAATTAAGAGCGATATTTTCTCCAAATGTCCTAGAAAGCTAATTTGTTAGTTTGAACAACTTGTTGTTTGGAACGTTCATCAAGCATGATTACCCATGAAGATCTCTATACATCTCTGTGGGATGTCCATTGTTTATTTTTACATAGCTAGATTGTAATGAAGGATTTGATGAATTACTTAACTTGGATATCATGGGGGTTTTCATGATGTggtatttttatattttgtatgtatatatatatatatatactgtatattatttaaTGTATTGGTTAATTCTAAGATACCCTATATCTCAGCCGACCCCATTTGAATTTCAGGCGACCCCTCATGGGGTCTCAACCCCAAGGTTGGGAAACGATACGGAGTAattgttatatactgtatatgagactCTTCTTGCTATCTCTTTCAGATGAGGCTTCCACACTCTTCCGTGCCACAACACTGGCTAGCACACTAATGGAGCAATATATGAaggccaccgccaccgccttTGTGCACCATGCTCTCAAAAACACCATCCTGAAGATTATGGAGTGTAAACAGTCCTGTGAGGTGGGTCATTCTTTATGACTTGAGTTTTCAATTCAGCATTTTATTGGGTAAATAGCATTTGGTCCAACATATTGATTGAAATGTCATAGTAGATTGGTGGTAGATTCATTTCTCTCTGAAATTGAACTCTTGATTGCGTGTGTGCCACGATGAGCTATTCCCACTCTTGCTCCTTGAGCCTTGCCTGCTCTTAAGGCCACTCCTAATGAATCGCTTCATTTTGTCTCCGATTCAGTTAAATCCCTCAAAGATGGAGAAGAACGAGGATGTGAATGTGAATTTGAATCATCTCTTGAATCTTGTGTCGGAACTGGTGGAGAAAATTTTTATGGCTGCTGAGATTCTTCCTCCGTAAGTAGACCAGGTTTCATTCATAATCCTATTGGTGGTAATAGTGTTTGTGAGGCCTGTGTAGTTGAACATTTCCTTCAATGTCAACTTTTATCCCACAGGACCCTGAGGTTCATTTATGGGTGTTTACAAAAATTTGTTCAACAGAAATGGCCACTGAATGTCACAATGAGAACAAGGGTTGTGAGGTGAGTGTCTGTTTGATGCGGGGGGACACATTGTTCTAGCtaagcattcaataatgaataGCCTGttgaatattatattatttatgtCTATTATATATTATGCAAAAGTCAACATGTGCCTCCTTTACCAATATATGTAGCGATATCTTTTGCATTTCTTATCCAAACAACGTCAAACttgacactgcacacactcgtgcctAGCAAGACACCTGCCAAGATTGAAATGGGCCGAATGATTTGACAGATAtgtgcctaacacacacacagacagatgttcctgtaatttatagatagatagatagatagatgataatACTGTGAGTGCTTAGTATTTTCTGTCTGCTTGGTTGTTCACAGCAAGTTGTTCTTAATGGaagcaaatgtttctttttcagtGGATTTGTCTTCCTGAGGCTGATCTGCCCTGCTATTGTCAACCCGAGAATATTTAACATAATCACTGGTAAGACTGCAATTTCAcaatttgagtgagtgagtgtggtagGATAACCAAGTGGTGAAGGAGAAATCAGGTCGAGACAGCAGGTTTAAGAGGGCCCacagtgtttttatttacaacgtgaaaaaataatcaaaatataGTCCATGATTCCGATCGGTCGCACCCGACGTGAGATGAAAAAGATTGACTAACAAACATTTAACAAAGACGAAAGTTAAGGTCTCTTAATGGCAACATGCCACTATCAAAAAGCAGACCTATACACGCAAGGCTCACAGCAGCCTCTTACCGCGCGTCTCGAAACACTTCGAAGACGGCCCCAACACAGGGGAAAGCTAGCATTTAAATGGCCAATCAATTAACTACTTCCGCCAACACCGGCGAAGTCTAAACACCCATAAAAGGGCACACCGCCCCTATCTGGCTGACATAAACATCATTCATAACATCAACATTTACCATACACCCCAAACGCCCATGATCACACATTAAGCAACTTCCTCGCGCGCCAAGGAACGTACCCAACAACATGAACACGGAACAAATAATACAGGACATGGACATTAAACACatcaataattaaataaaactcaaaaagtaatagtGCGATGTACTGCTGAGGCGGCACATTGTCACagtgagggagagcaagagaaagtgaTGAGGCTCTGAGAGAAGATGTAGACGGACAATAATGGTTATGGATGCTTATGCCAAGTCCCAAACTAAACTTTTTAACTGGGAATCTCTGTTCATAGAGAGAATGTGTTCAAGTATTCACCTTAATCTCCCCTGGAAAGTCCTGTGGTCTAAATTGAATGAGATCAGTCTCTTTACATGTGTTCTGTCCATTCCAGTatgtttctttatttctctgaGGGATTATGACTACTATTAACTTGTAATGTTGCAATAGTGCAAGATGCACTATTAGCTAGACAACAGTATTAAGAGCTTTATTGACACCGTTGACCTGTTGTTTGAAGATCCTCCCTCACCTACTGCCTCACGGACCCTCACGTTGGTCGC includes:
- the rasa1b gene encoding ras GTPase-activating protein 1, giving the protein MMATDDCGEETDPSSLVSQIDGGGILDTARFAFCTKPRIRMPETGPTLTMDTNRSLGSPEVSHQMTIDWSGVESKTGTASHILKDGNRVTDSPSEGSGGRILPNAASPDGSAALPSVPPPRTCGILGTVDEGDGLDGQEYEEEEVVFSLTAPPLNQWYHGKLDRTMAEERLQQARNPGSYLIRESDRRPGSFVLSFLSMTNVVNHFRIIAMCGDYYIGGRRFSSLSDLIGYYSYVSCLLKGENLLYPVAPPEPVEHRRRVRAILPYTKVPETPEISFLKGDMFIVHNELEDGWMWVTNVRTDEQGLIVEDLVEEVAKEEDPHEGKVWYHGKINKQEAYNLLMNVGQVCSFLVRPSDSTPGDYSLFFRTNENIQRFKICPTPSNQFMMGGRYYCSIDAIMDHYKREQIVEGYYLREPVSIQHHQHLLSDIMDGKEIYNTIRRKTKDAFYKNIVKKGYLLFNKGKGKQRWKNLYFILEGNDSQLIYFESEKRATKPKGLIDLSVCSVYNVHDSMFGRPNCFQLVDQHFEEQYIFYFAGETPEQAQDWMKCLQTFCNNLKKPTQPSSNKRLRQVSSLLLNVEEAHKLPSKHFNNAYCNIYLNSVQVAKTHPREGLNPVWTEEFLFDDLSSDINRFEISLSNKTKKSKESDILFMVCQLCHLQRGKMIDEWFQLSSHVALKPGTETSSLRVRARYSMEKIMPEEEYNDFKELILLKEFHVINALSHVCGQDRTLLASILLRIFRHEKMEAPLLRALNDREISMEDEASTLFRATTLASTLMEQYMKATATAFVHHALKNTILKIMECKQSCELNPSKMEKNEDVNVNLNHLLNLVSELVEKIFMAAEILPPTLRFIYGCLQKFVQQKWPLNVTMRTRVVSGFVFLRLICPAIVNPRIFNIITDPPSPTASRTLTLVAKAVQNLANLVEFGTKEPYMEGVNPFIKSNKDRMIRFLDDLGNVPELPDTTEHFITDLPRDLAALHQLCVSHSDELRTLSNERGVQQHILKKLLAITELLQQRQVHYAPCNSTR